Within the Sulfurimonas aquatica genome, the region ATATCATTGAGTCTGTGCATCGACAGTTCAGAACACTGACTAAGACTAAAGGTGCTTTCCCTAATGATAATAGCTTATTAAAATTACTCTATATGGGCATCCAGAATGCCTCAAAAAAATGGACTATGCCAGTTAGAAACTGGAGCTTAACTATCTCTCAACTCTCAATTCACTTTGAGGGGAGATTAGATAAAGCTCTTAATTTATGATACAATTTTAGGAATTACTCGATACTGACACAGATTATTGAACACTACCCTCATAGACGAAAAAAAGAGCTTAAGACTGATTCCCCTGAGCGTCTAAAACCAGTAACTTTAGAATCAGGGAAATGGAATCATAATTATCTTCGTCCATTTTTAAAACGACATAATATAGACGAGTATTTTTTAAATACTAATAATGAAAGAATACGTCTAACTTCACACTGCTTTCGCCATACCTTTGCAAAAATTGCAGTAGGAGACCAAAATATCAACCCTGCAGTTATCCAAACACACTTTAAACACCTTTCAATAGAGATGACTATGCATTATGTGCATCTTAGCAAGATGAAACTCAAAGAAAGCTATATAAAAGGAATGATCGAGTCTAAAAATATAATCACTCAAGGAACAGAAGGTGAACATTTTAAAAAAAGTATTGCTAATATTAAAAATATAGACGAGCTTAATGAAAGTGTAAATAATCTCTCTAAATTATATGGTATTAATCCCTTACCTTTTGGATTATGTCTTTATGATTTTAAACGAGGACATTGCCCTCATTTAGGAGTACAAAGCTGTTATATGTCTAACTGTGGAGATTTTGTGACAAATGATAAATTTTTACTAAACTTTGAGAATGAGTATAAAAGACTAGAAGAGCATAAAGCACATTGTATGAAGCAATCTCTGGGTGTAGAAGTAAAAAAGGCAGAGTATCAGTTGCATAGGATTAAAAGAATTATAGATAATATCAAGATGGAGAGTTAAATGGCAAAAGGTGATTCATTAAAAAAATTCAAGAGTGAACAGAAAGAAAAAACAACAGAGCTCTTACAAACCATTATAGAGGAACTTCAAGCATTAGGTGAAAAGGTTACAGTATCTAAAGTAGCTACCTTGTCTGGTCTTAGTAGAGCGAATATCTATGCTAACTATAAAAGTTTATTTGAGGACTCTGCACCTATTGAAAGTAAAACAGATACTAAAGAACTTCGTCAAGGACTCAAGGAAAAGGATAATACACTTCACAAATTACGCCAAGAGAATAAAGCTCTTAAAGAAGCTAATACAAAGTTGATGGACCAATTAGTTATGATGAAAATATTGGTTGATAATTGTAACTGTTAATCTAACAGTCTTGTTTTTTTGAACCAAAAAAGGTACAATAGTATATGAATAAAAAAATACAAGTTGTTTTTTATAAAACTCCTGCTGGTAATGAACCAGTAAGAGAATGGCTTATATCTTTAGATTTAGAAGATAAAAAGAGCATAGGTTCTGATATTAAAACTGTTGAGTATGGTTGGCCTATTGGGATGCCAGTATCACGATCCCTAGGAAATAGCCTTTATGAGGTCAGAAGTAATATATCTCATAAACGTATAGCTAGGGTAATTTTTACAATTATTGATAACTACATGGTGCTTTTGAATGGTTTTATCAAGAAAACTCAAAAAACACCACAAAATGAAATTGATTTAGCTCTTAAAAGAGCGAAGGATATAAAATGAAATTAAATAAAGATGCAATTGGAAGTTCTTTTGATGATTTTTTAGAAGAAGAAAATATTTTGGCGGAATCTGATGCAATAGCTATTAAAAGAGTTGTTGCTTTTGAAGTAGCGAAATCAATGAGGGAGAAGCATATCACAAAAACAGAAATGGCTAAGAGAATGGGTACAAGTAGAAGTTCTCTTACAAGACTTCTTGATCCTCTAAACAATTCTATAACATTAGCTACTATCGAAACTGCTCTAGCAGCTATTGGTAAAAGAGTACAGATACAAATAGTTTAGTCTCACCAATAAAAAAGGCTCCCAAGCTAAAATTTAAAATTAATGTGAATATACTTAATATTAAACTACAATCTTCCTGATTCCCTGCAGTTTAATCAATAGTAGAAGGATAAAAATGAATTACGTAACACAAACAATTATAGATATATTAGAGGAAAGATTTTCTAATGACAAGCCATACCTTTCAGAGAAAATTGAAGAACTAATGACTCATGAGAATAAATATGATGGCTTAAACTTTTTATGCACTAAAGCTGATTCTACTACTATAAGCATGTATGCACAAAAACAGAACTTACTATTGAGAACATAGAATATCTCAAATCTATTTGGTACAAAATATAGTCTTACACAAATACATAAGATAAAATTAAAGGGCTATCTATGTCACAAAATTACAAAACAATAGAACACCAAATCCGTAAATACAGCTTTGAGTTTTTAAAAGTGAGTCCAGAACCCCTCTTGATGTTTGAGAAACTCAATGACAACAACCCTCAAATGATTTTAGATGCACAAAAACCAAATCTTCTTGCTGCTTCTATTATATACATCTACTTGAAAAGAAATAATCTTAACGGTCGCGGTGGTATTACCGCTAAAGATTTAGGTCAATATTTTGGAGTGAAAGCATCGGCTATTTCTCAAAAGACTTTTGATGTAGAGTTTTGGCTTGGTGGAAAGATGGCCTATCTAAGAGAGAGTAAAGTCTATGAATTTATAGATGAAGATAGATTTCAAGTTAATGAGATGTATTTTGAGTTTTTAGAATCTCCTGTGCAAGATGATATTAAACAAAGTATTAAATCTTTAAAATCAATGATTAAAAAAGATGCCAATTTCTTTGATCCCTATATAACTCTACATGAGTATTATCTTATGGATAGAGATTTCAAAAGTGCCATTAACATTATTGAGTTAGGTTTTAAAAAAGCAATTGACCTCATAGATAATGATGGAAGATTTCCAGATGTTTTAAACTGGGGATTTATTGAAAATCGGCATATCATTAGAATGATTTTTAACTTTGCTATGTTTGTATGGGCAAATGATGAAGATAAAGAGATAGCTTTAAATATCTTCATGGAACTCTTAAAATCAAACCACAATGACAATATTGGTGCAAGATACTCCATAGTAGCTATACTAGAAGGGTTTAACTCTCAAGAAGAGTATGAA harbors:
- a CDS encoding DUF6262 family protein, which gives rise to MAKGDSLKKFKSEQKEKTTELLQTIIEELQALGEKVTVSKVATLSGLSRANIYANYKSLFEDSAPIESKTDTKELRQGLKEKDNTLHKLRQENKALKEANTKLMDQLVMMKILVDNCNC
- a CDS encoding type II toxin-antitoxin system RelE/ParE family toxin, which gives rise to MNKKIQVVFYKTPAGNEPVREWLISLDLEDKKSIGSDIKTVEYGWPIGMPVSRSLGNSLYEVRSNISHKRIARVIFTIIDNYMVLLNGFIKKTQKTPQNEIDLALKRAKDIK
- a CDS encoding helix-turn-helix domain-containing protein, which codes for MKLNKDAIGSSFDDFLEEENILAESDAIAIKRVVAFEVAKSMREKHITKTEMAKRMGTSRSSLTRLLDPLNNSITLATIETALAAIGKRVQIQIV